The genomic window GGGGTTCCTGCCGGTCGTCACCCGGTCTGGATCCCGGATCGTCGGCTCGCGATCGAGCAGGCTCTGTGCGGGGCCGAACCGGGCGACCTGGTCTGTGTCGCCGGCAAGGGACATGAAACGACGCAGGAGGTGCAAGGCGTCTTCCATCCCTTCGACGATCGGAGCTTGGTAAGCAAGGTCTTGTCGGCGAGAGGATAGAACCATATGGAGCCTTGCTCTCTTGGGAGGATCGAGGAGTGGAGCGGCGGATGCCGCAAGCGCGGAGATGCGGGAATCATGCTTTCGCGGGTGCATACCGACTCGCGGACCGTTCAGCCCGGCGACTGTTTCTGGGCTCTTTCGGGAGCAAGCTTCGATGGCCATGATTTCGTAGAGGAGGCCTTTCGCCGAGGCGCTCGCGCGGCCGTCGTCGCTCGGCCGATCGATGGTCTTTCGGTTCCCGCCGATGCGGGCCTCGTGGTCGTCGCGGACACGCTGGCGGCCCTGCAGCAGTTCGCCCATCGGTACCGCCGCGCTCTCCCCGCAAAAATTGTTGCGGTGAGCGGCAGCAGCGGGAAGACGACGACCAAGGAGCTGATCCTGAACGTCTTGAGGAGCCGCTTTCCCGTGATCGGAAACGCGGGGAATCGAAATAATCAAATCGGCTTGCCCTTGGCGATTCTCGATTTTCCCCCGGAGATCGCCTTCGGCATCCTCGAAATGGGAACGAACCATCCCGGGGAAATCGCTTGCCTTGCCGCCATTGCCGCTCCGGACATCGGCGTTCTCACGAACATCGGCTTGGCCCATATCGGATTTTTCGGAAGCGATGAGGCCATTGCCGAGGAGAAGACCGCCCTTTTGGCGGCTCTCCCTCCGGACGGATGGGCCGTTCTCCCAGATGGGGACCCATGGATTCGCCGCAG from Methylacidimicrobium sp. B4 includes these protein-coding regions:
- the murF gene encoding UDP-N-acetylmuramoyl-tripeptide--D-alanyl-D-alanine ligase; this encodes MEPCSLGRIEEWSGGCRKRGDAGIMLSRVHTDSRTVQPGDCFWALSGASFDGHDFVEEAFRRGARAAVVARPIDGLSVPADAGLVVVADTLAALQQFAHRYRRALPAKIVAVSGSSGKTTTKELILNVLRSRFPVIGNAGNRNNQIGLPLAILDFPPEIAFGILEMGTNHPGEIACLAAIAAPDIGVLTNIGLAHIGFFGSDEAIAEEKTALLAALPPDGWAVLPDGDPWIRRRVGRCRARVLWVGSGPEASWRARQIKMREAGIHFLLQGDGEELPVQLRTASRAVVTDALLAAGVGSLAGLPAREIAQALEGAVYPGHRMEIRTLPDGWVIDDSYNANPDSALAALQALMEFPKGERKGAVLGSMGELGAQSTELHERLGRSAGELPIAFLIAVGPEAESLARGAAAGGLPEERICRCATADEAVRELHALRRAGDVILVKGSRFLGLERVVEALM